DNA sequence from the Gemmatimonadota bacterium genome:
CGATCCCGCCGGCCCGCCAGGGGCGGGATCTGGTGGGCATCGCGCAGACGGGGACGGGCAAGACGGGGGCGTTCCTGCTGCCGCTGCTCGAGCGGCAACTCGGTCAGGACGGGCTGCGCACGCTGGTGCTCTGCCCGACACGGGAGCTGGCGCAGCAGGTGGCGGCGGACGCGCGTGCGCTGAGCCGGCACACCGATTTCTGGGTAGGCGAGGTGGTGGGCGGACTGCCCATGGGGAAGCAGATCCGGGAGCTGAGGGCGGGAGTGGAGCTGCTGGTGGCGACGCCGGGGCGGCTGATCGATCACCTGCAGCGCGGGACGGTTGACCTCTCGGGCGTGCGTGCCCTGGTGCTGGACGAGGCCGACCGGATGCTGGACATGGGGTTCCGCCCGCAAATCGAGCAGGTGCTGGCAGCCTGCCCGCGCCAGCGGCAGACGCTGCTGTTTTCCGCGACCATGGCCAACGGCGTGCACGCCCTGGCGCTGCGCATCCTGCGCGACCCGGTGCGGGTCGAGGCGGCGCCCTCGGCCACGGCGGCGGCGGGCGTCGAGCAGTTGCTCTACCCGGTGCGGCCGGAGCGCAAGCTGCCCCTGCTGCTCCATCTGCTGGAGCAGCCGGGAATGGATCAGGTGCTGGTCTTCACGCGCACGCGGCGCGGCGCGGACCGCCTGGCGACGCAGCTCGAGGCCGCAGGCGTCTCGATCACGGTGCTGCACGGCGACCGCGACATGGGGGAGCGACGGGGCGCACTGGACGCCTTCGCCTCGGGTGCGGCCCGTGTGCTGGTTGCCACGGACGTGGCGCAGCGCGGACTGGACATCGAGGGGATAAGCCACGTCGTCAACTACGACGTGCCGCTCGATCCCGAGGACTACGTGCACCGCATTGGCCGCACGGGGCGCGCGGGCGCAACGGGTCAGGCGGTAACCTTCCAGACGGCGGCGGAGCTGGGGCAGGTCCGGGGCATCGAGCGGCTGCTGGGCTACCGGATAGCGCGGGTTTCCCTGCAAGCCTTCGATTACGCGGGCGGCGGCGCGGCGAGACCGGAG
Encoded proteins:
- a CDS encoding DEAD/DEAH box helicase — its product is MRFEDLIQAPELLDAVRELGWRQPTPIQEQAIPPARQGRDLVGIAQTGTGKTGAFLLPLLERQLGQDGLRTLVLCPTRELAQQVAADARALSRHTDFWVGEVVGGLPMGKQIRELRAGVELLVATPGRLIDHLQRGTVDLSGVRALVLDEADRMLDMGFRPQIEQVLAACPRQRQTLLFSATMANGVHALALRILRDPVRVEAAPSATAAAGVEQLLYPVRPERKLPLLLHLLEQPGMDQVLVFTRTRRGADRLATQLEAAGVSITVLHGDRDMGERRGALDAFASGAARVLVATDVAQRGLDIEGISHVVNYDVPLDPEDYVHRIGRTGRAGATGQAVTFQTAAELGQVRGIERLLGYRIARVSLQAFDYAGGGAARPEPARTNRSGSRFGTRRTDALSPEQLAELLRVG